The following proteins are encoded in a genomic region of Acidobacteriota bacterium:
- a CDS encoding GH92 family glycosyl hydrolase, protein MKIVAKHQRLASLFILCLFVLFVGKTNAQDYTRWVNPFIGTGGHGHTFPGATMPFGMVQLSPDTRIDNWDGSSGYHYSDDTIYGFSHTHLSGTGIPDYCDILFMPTVDEGRTWSPKDLMIQQSGRYSSKFSHSDEKAEPGYYSVKINDAKLLVELTATARVGFHRYTFPESEDAGINLDMLWRDKTLESKVKVVSDRRIEGFRRSSSWAKNQTVYFVAEFSKPIIKSSDGRRAEGSSVPETGNENFFFPLSTSAGEQILLKVAISNVSIEGARKNLAAELPGWNFDKVRANAKAAWNKELSKIEVSGGTDAQTTTFYTALYHTMIQPNVFNDVDGSYIGHDKKIHNIRDDARSPGFSRPAAGKKPPEGGTPSDQYTVFSLWDTFRAAHPLYTIIDQRRTVDFINTFIRQYEQGGRLPVWELWGEETDTMIGYHAVSVIADAMAKGIKGFDYEKAYAAAKHSAELDHLGLKDYKRRGYISMEDEHESVSKTLEYAYNDWCIANMAKIMKANLEAKINRRPGQFETGWDDKERYGYEKVYARFSERSRYFENLFDPSTGFMRPKKNGGWVSPFAPNEVTFNFTEGNSWVYSFFVPHDVSRLMELQGGREKFAAKLDELFTTKDKLAGREQPDITGLIGQYAHGNEPSHHIAYLYNYAYQPSKTQNLVRRIMDEFYKPEPDGLIGNEDCGQMSAWYILSASGFYPVAPGDGVYAFGTPLFPEMTYRLENGKTFTVRAKNVSPSNKYILNAKLNGVPYKKAFIKHEDIMNGGVLEFAMIDQPVTTAFNEFPMSGSNTKTVAVPVIDGGARVFSGKTTVTLSTITPNAKVFYTTNGAEPKANESTLYSGPIEISDTTTIKAVAATDKDRSIASEAKFIAKPNDWTVKIEHKYNRQYTGGGDEGLIDGIRGTINFASGEWQGYQPKDLIATIDLQRETEIKRVGGGFLQNARSWIWMPTRIEFEVSTDGVNFTRVADIKTDIDPTDMKEQIRDYVQSITPLKARYVRVHAYNLGKIPSWHPGAGDDAFIFVDEILIN, encoded by the coding sequence ATGAAAATCGTAGCCAAGCATCAACGTCTCGCATCCCTCTTTATTTTGTGTCTTTTCGTACTTTTCGTGGGTAAAACTAACGCTCAGGATTACACTCGCTGGGTAAATCCATTCATCGGAACGGGCGGGCACGGGCATACATTTCCGGGGGCGACGATGCCGTTTGGGATGGTCCAGCTCTCGCCCGACACCCGCATCGACAACTGGGACGGCAGCAGCGGCTATCACTACTCCGACGACACGATCTACGGCTTTTCGCACACACACCTCAGCGGCACGGGAATTCCGGATTATTGCGATATTTTGTTTATGCCTACGGTCGATGAAGGAAGAACTTGGTCGCCGAAGGATTTAATGATTCAGCAATCAGGTCGTTATTCCTCCAAGTTTTCACATTCTGACGAAAAAGCAGAGCCCGGTTACTATTCAGTAAAGATCAACGATGCGAAGTTGCTCGTCGAATTGACTGCTACGGCCCGTGTTGGATTTCACCGGTACACTTTCCCAGAATCGGAGGATGCCGGAATTAATCTCGATATGTTATGGCGGGACAAGACTCTCGAAAGCAAGGTCAAAGTCGTCAGCGATCGACGTATCGAGGGTTTTAGACGATCTAGTTCGTGGGCAAAAAATCAGACGGTTTACTTTGTCGCCGAGTTTTCAAAACCGATTATCAAGAGTTCTGACGGAAGAAGAGCAGAGGGTAGTAGCGTTCCGGAAACAGGAAATGAGAATTTCTTCTTTCCATTGTCCACGAGTGCAGGCGAACAAATTCTTCTAAAAGTCGCTATATCAAATGTCTCTATCGAAGGTGCCCGCAAAAATCTCGCCGCCGAGCTGCCTGGCTGGAATTTCGACAAGGTTCGCGCTAATGCAAAAGCGGCTTGGAACAAGGAGCTTTCTAAGATCGAGGTTTCCGGCGGGACCGACGCTCAGACGACGACCTTTTACACGGCCCTGTATCACACGATGATCCAGCCGAATGTGTTCAATGATGTCGATGGGTCGTACATTGGTCACGATAAGAAGATACATAACATTCGGGATGATGCTCGGAGTCCCGGCTTCAGCCGGCCTGCTGCGGGAAAGAAGCCGCCTGAAGGCGGGACTCCCAGCGATCAGTACACCGTCTTTTCGCTATGGGACACGTTCCGGGCGGCGCATCCGCTTTACACGATCATCGACCAGCGGCGGACGGTGGATTTTATTAATACGTTTATCCGGCAATACGAACAGGGCGGGCGGCTGCCGGTTTGGGAGCTGTGGGGCGAAGAGACCGACACGATGATCGGCTATCACGCCGTTTCGGTCATCGCTGACGCCATGGCGAAGGGCATCAAAGGCTTTGACTACGAAAAAGCCTACGCCGCCGCCAAACACTCCGCCGAACTCGACCATCTCGGCCTCAAGGACTACAAACGCCGCGGCTACATCTCGATGGAAGACGAGCACGAGTCTGTTTCGAAAACGCTTGAATATGCGTATAACGATTGGTGCATCGCGAACATGGCAAAGATAATGAAGGCCAATCTTGAGGCTAAGATTAATCGACGACCCGGACAGTTTGAGACCGGCTGGGACGACAAAGAGCGGTACGGCTATGAAAAAGTTTACGCGAGGTTTTCCGAGCGATCACGCTACTTCGAAAACCTCTTCGATCCTTCAACCGGCTTTATGCGGCCAAAGAAGAACGGCGGTTGGGTGTCGCCGTTTGCTCCGAATGAGGTGACGTTCAACTTTACGGAGGGCAACAGTTGGGTTTATTCATTCTTCGTTCCGCATGACGTTTCCCGTTTGATGGAACTGCAGGGCGGCCGCGAGAAGTTTGCGGCAAAGCTCGACGAACTATTCACTACCAAAGACAAACTCGCCGGCCGCGAACAGCCCGATATCACAGGCCTGATCGGACAATACGCCCACGGAAACGAGCCTTCCCATCATATTGCCTATCTTTACAATTACGCCTATCAGCCGTCGAAAACGCAAAACCTCGTCCGCAGAATAATGGACGAGTTTTACAAACCCGAGCCCGACGGCCTCATCGGCAACGAAGATTGCGGCCAGATGTCGGCGTGGTACATATTGTCCGCCAGCGGCTTTTATCCGGTAGCTCCGGGCGACGGTGTTTATGCGTTCGGAACGCCCTTGTTTCCTGAAATGACCTATCGGCTGGAGAACGGCAAGACGTTCACGGTCAGAGCGAAGAACGTTTCGCCATCGAATAAATACATCCTCAACGCCAAGCTCAACGGAGTACCTTACAAAAAAGCGTTCATCAAACACGAAGACATAATGAACGGCGGCGTGCTGGAATTTGCGATGATCGACCAACCGGTGACGACAGCGTTCAACGAATTTCCGATGTCGGGAAGCAACACCAAAACAGTCGCCGTACCAGTGATCGATGGCGGTGCTCGCGTGTTTTCAGGCAAGACGACTGTGACGCTTTCGACCATAACGCCGAACGCAAAGGTGTTCTACACGACGAACGGAGCCGAACCGAAAGCAAACGAATCGACTTTATATTCAGGGCCAATTGAGATCAGCGACACGACCACGATCAAGGCCGTTGCCGCCACGGATAAAGATCGCAGTATCGCCAGCGAAGCCAAATTCATTGCAAAACCAAACGACTGGACCGTCAAGATCGAGCACAAATACAACCGCCAATACACGGGCGGCGGTGACGAAGGTCTGATCGATGGTATTCGCGGCACTATCAATTTTGCATCGGGCGAATGGCAGGGTTATCAGCCCAAAGACCTCATCGCCACTATCGATCTGCAGCGTGAGACCGAGATCAAGCGTGTCGGCGGCGGATTTTTGCAGAACGCCCGTTCGTGGATATGGATGCCGACGCGGATCGAATTTGAAGTGTCAACGGACGGCGTCAATTTTACGCGTGTCGCCGATATCAAGACCGATATCGATCCAACCGATATGAAAGAACAGATCCGCGACTATGTTCAGTCGATCACGCCGCTAAAGGCACGCTACGTCCGCGTCCACGCATACAACTTAGGCAAGATCCCGAGCTGGCATCCCGGAGCTGGCGACGATGCATTTATTTTTGTCGATGAGATATTGATCAACTAA
- a CDS encoding transposase: MQFDDGHNEWDDNDFPIAYLITFRTYGTWLHGDERSSTRRNKRSTRELKRIEPNVPFEDSMRERMEHDAIILNREQRKAVQAAIKEFCKAKGHTLYAVNVRTNHVHVVIVAQAKPERVADALKAAATKRLRELGLIAAESKVWSRGRSRRYLWKSSHVSAAVDYVLYCQSDVPFELDD, from the coding sequence ATGCAATTCGACGACGGTCACAACGAATGGGATGACAACGATTTTCCGATCGCCTATTTAATTACCTTTCGAACGTATGGCACATGGCTGCACGGTGACGAACGCTCATCGACACGTCGAAACAAAAGGTCGACTCGCGAACTCAAACGGATCGAACCGAATGTTCCGTTTGAGGACTCAATGCGTGAACGCATGGAGCATGACGCGATCATACTGAATCGAGAACAACGAAAAGCAGTGCAGGCGGCGATCAAGGAGTTCTGCAAGGCCAAGGGTCACACATTGTATGCGGTCAATGTTCGCACAAATCACGTTCATGTAGTTATTGTTGCGCAAGCAAAACCGGAGCGAGTGGCTGACGCACTCAAGGCGGCCGCTACGAAACGGCTACGAGAACTTGGCTTGATAGCCGCCGAAAGCAAAGTTTGGTCGCGTGGGCGTAGCCGTCGGTACTTGTGGAAGAGCTCTCACGTTAGCGCCGCAGTCGATTACGTTCTATATTGCCAAAGTGATGTTCCATTCGAGCTGGATGATTGA
- a CDS encoding DUF1501 domain-containing protein → MDRRYFLKTSGIALGSFGLMAAAPEFLHQFAAAQTAAKGYGKKKVLVTIFQRGAVDGLNMVVPYGEDQYYALRPTIAIPGPKKANGAIDLDGYFGLNPSMKPFEALWRDKKLAVINAAGSPDNTRSHFDAQDYMESGTPGYKGTKDGWLNRVLQAKQEKDASPFRAVAMTQALPRALYGRAPSVAMTNLADFSIKAGIYSNNMKGGFEGVYEQNVKDTLGETGKETFEAVNYLKQANPSQYKPENGAVYPASALGRSLSQIAQLIKAGVGLEVAFAEMGGWDTHSNQSAGQNPSQGTLANLLRDLSTSIAAFTTDLGQRMDDVVVLTMSEFGRTARENGTRGTDHGHANAMFVIGNSVKGGKVYGDFKGLKSDKLYEGRDLDVTTDFRDVFAEAAYKHLGTKELDKLFPRYSATKEKFRGYLG, encoded by the coding sequence ATGGACCGACGATATTTCTTAAAAACGAGCGGGATCGCACTTGGGAGTTTTGGTTTGATGGCGGCGGCGCCTGAGTTTCTGCATCAGTTTGCGGCGGCGCAGACGGCAGCGAAAGGATATGGAAAGAAGAAAGTCCTGGTGACGATCTTTCAGCGTGGTGCGGTCGATGGCCTGAATATGGTCGTGCCGTATGGCGAAGACCAGTATTACGCTCTGAGGCCGACGATCGCGATCCCGGGCCCGAAAAAAGCAAATGGAGCGATCGATCTGGATGGATATTTTGGTCTAAATCCCTCGATGAAGCCCTTCGAAGCATTGTGGCGTGATAAGAAACTGGCCGTTATCAACGCCGCCGGTTCGCCGGACAATACGCGTTCGCATTTTGATGCTCAGGACTATATGGAATCGGGCACGCCCGGCTACAAAGGCACCAAGGACGGCTGGCTCAACCGCGTTCTGCAGGCCAAGCAGGAAAAGGACGCGTCGCCGTTTCGAGCGGTCGCGATGACGCAGGCGTTGCCGCGAGCTTTGTACGGCAGGGCTCCGTCGGTGGCGATGACCAATCTCGCCGATTTTTCGATCAAGGCCGGCATCTATTCAAACAATATGAAAGGCGGCTTTGAGGGTGTTTACGAGCAGAATGTAAAAGACACCCTCGGCGAGACCGGCAAGGAAACGTTCGAAGCGGTCAATTACCTCAAGCAGGCAAATCCGTCGCAGTACAAGCCGGAAAACGGTGCGGTATATCCGGCATCAGCGTTAGGCCGCTCGCTTTCGCAGATCGCTCAGTTGATCAAAGCAGGTGTCGGGCTCGAGGTCGCTTTTGCAGAAATGGGCGGCTGGGACACTCATTCAAACCAGTCCGCCGGACAAAATCCGTCGCAGGGAACACTTGCCAATCTGCTGCGTGATCTTTCGACGAGCATCGCTGCGTTTACGACCGACCTTGGTCAGCGAATGGACGATGTCGTCGTGCTGACAATGTCCGAATTCGGCCGCACGGCCCGTGAGAACGGCACCCGCGGCACCGACCACGGCCACGCGAACGCGATGTTCGTGATCGGCAATTCGGTCAAGGGCGGCAAAGTTTACGGAGATTTTAAGGGACTCAAATCAGACAAGCTCTACGAAGGCCGCGATCTCGACGTAACAACCGATTTTCGCGACGTTTTTGCCGAGGCGGCCTATAAACATCTGGGCACGAAGGAGCTCGACAAGCTTTTCCCAAGATATTCGGCAACGAAAGAGAAATTCCGCGGGTATCTCGGATAG
- a CDS encoding DUF4157 domain-containing protein, with amino-acid sequence MPENPLENLNVPKQITKGAVETRLPKPLRAELERAFDSDFSNIKVMQSHLPTLNGSDTFVRGNELHFAPGRFDPHSNAGRHLIGHELSHVVQQRQGRIRSSDNDSNDNDRN; translated from the coding sequence ATGCCGGAAAATCCGTTAGAAAACCTCAATGTCCCTAAACAGATTACAAAGGGTGCGGTCGAGACACGTTTGCCAAAGCCGCTTCGGGCTGAGCTCGAAAGGGCCTTTGATTCTGATTTTTCAAATATCAAGGTAATGCAGAGCCATTTGCCGACGCTAAACGGCTCGGACACTTTTGTGAGGGGCAACGAACTTCACTTCGCTCCGGGTCGATTCGACCCTCACTCGAACGCCGGGCGTCACCTGATCGGACACGAACTTTCACACGTCGTCCAGCAGCGGCAGGGGCGAATTCGAAGCAGCGATAACGACAGCAACGACAACGATCGGAATTGA
- a CDS encoding nuclear transport factor 2 family protein, which translates to MNRNALDNWHGIVLKRDASGLGELLADDVVFYSPVVHTPQHGKAITTMYLTAAVHVFGNDSFRYVREVVGESDAVLEFETEIDGIIVNGVDMIHWNADGKITEFKVMLRPLKAVNIIHEKMAAMLKAASR; encoded by the coding sequence ATGAATCGAAATGCTCTTGATAATTGGCACGGGATTGTCCTCAAGCGTGATGCCAGCGGTCTTGGCGAACTGCTCGCTGATGACGTCGTTTTTTATTCGCCCGTCGTCCATACGCCGCAGCATGGCAAAGCGATCACGACTATGTACCTGACTGCGGCCGTGCACGTTTTCGGGAACGACAGTTTTCGGTATGTCCGCGAGGTCGTCGGTGAAAGCGACGCGGTGCTTGAATTCGAGACCGAGATCGACGGCATCATCGTCAACGGCGTCGATATGATCCATTGGAACGCCGATGGCAAGATCACCGAATTCAAAGTGATGCTCCGTCCGCTCAAGGCCGTCAACATCATTCACGAAAAGATGGCAGCGATGTTAAAGGCCGCATCCCGTTAG
- a CDS encoding argininosuccinate synthase, translated as MTKKINKVVLAYSGGLDTSAMLLWIKETYDCEVVCYCADVGQGEELTGLDEKAKATGASKLYIEDLREEFVKDFVWMAVKANALYEGVYLLGTSLARPVIAKRQIEIAQMEGADAVAHGATGKGNDQVRFELTYYALQPDIKVIAPWREWEFKGRADLIAYCTKHGIPVTATTEKPYSMDRNLMHISYEGGILEDPWAAPPDDIFLLSKSPENASNTPLEITLTFEKGEPVAINGEKYGAVDLLTKLNFIGGEHGIGRVDLVENRFVGMKSRGVYETPGVTILMTAHRALESITMDREVTRLKESLGTKFAESIYYGFWFAPEFEILKSMIDQTQEVVNGDVRLKLYKGNVTVTGRKSPNSLYRERVVTFEDDAGAYDQHDAEGFIKLQALRLRLRNME; from the coding sequence ATGACCAAAAAGATAAACAAAGTCGTCCTTGCCTATTCCGGCGGACTCGATACGTCGGCGATGCTGCTGTGGATCAAAGAGACCTACGATTGCGAGGTCGTGTGCTATTGCGCCGATGTCGGCCAGGGCGAAGAACTGACCGGACTCGACGAAAAAGCGAAAGCAACGGGAGCGTCAAAGCTATATATCGAAGACCTCCGCGAAGAGTTCGTCAAAGATTTCGTCTGGATGGCCGTCAAGGCAAATGCCCTTTACGAGGGCGTTTACTTGCTCGGCACATCGCTCGCACGTCCGGTTATCGCCAAACGCCAGATCGAGATAGCCCAAATGGAAGGCGCCGACGCCGTCGCTCACGGAGCAACCGGCAAGGGCAACGATCAGGTGCGTTTTGAGCTGACTTACTACGCCCTGCAGCCCGACATCAAGGTCATCGCTCCGTGGCGCGAGTGGGAATTCAAGGGCCGTGCCGACCTGATCGCATATTGCACAAAACACGGCATTCCGGTCACCGCGACAACCGAAAAACCGTATTCGATGGACCGCAACCTGATGCACATCAGTTACGAAGGCGGCATCCTCGAAGACCCGTGGGCCGCCCCGCCTGATGACATCTTCCTTCTAAGTAAGTCGCCCGAGAACGCATCTAACACGCCGCTCGAGATCACACTCACCTTCGAAAAAGGCGAGCCTGTCGCGATCAACGGCGAAAAGTACGGAGCAGTGGATCTGTTGACCAAGCTAAACTTCATCGGCGGAGAGCACGGCATCGGTCGCGTCGATCTGGTCGAGAACCGCTTCGTCGGTATGAAATCGCGCGGCGTGTACGAGACGCCTGGCGTGACGATCCTCATGACCGCGCACCGCGCGCTTGAATCGATCACGATGGACCGCGAGGTCACACGTCTGAAAGAAAGCCTCGGCACCAAGTTTGCGGAGTCGATCTATTATGGATTCTGGTTCGCCCCCGAATTCGAGATCCTCAAATCGATGATCGATCAAACACAAGAGGTCGTAAACGGCGATGTTCGACTGAAACTCTACAAAGGCAATGTGACCGTAACCGGCCGCAAATCGCCAAATTCGCTCTACCGCGAACGCGTCGTCACATTCGAAGACGACGCCGGAGCCTACGACCAGCACGACGCCGAAGGGTTCATCAAACTGCAGGCGTTGCGACTAAGACTCCGGAATATGGAATGA
- the argH gene encoding argininosuccinate lyase — translation MTKSGQLWGGRFTESPNETFAEFNDSFRFDRRLFDADVTASIAHAHGIENAGVITTDERRAIVEGLTHLMEQEALNDQFFADSTAEDVHSFLEGKLIALVGDAGRKLHTGRSRNDQVATAFRLWLRDEIDRIDGFVRLAQNALVAVAERHRDAVLPGYTHLQRAQPVMWAHWCLAYFEMLKRDRERLADARKRVNILPLGSGALAGTGFPVDRESMARELGFEGVTANSLDGVSDRDFAVEFTSACSLIMVHLSRLAEDLIIYCSTEFGFVSLSDSVSSGSSLMPQKKNPDALELLRGKVGRVFGHNMALLATLKGLPLAYNKDMQEDKEAVFDTVDTVSISLRAAAIVLENLTVNEAITKDAATKGYLNATELADHLVKKGVPFRTAHEIVGNAVLYAIGEGKELHELRIDQLREFSPMIDADVMDALSLDAALAAKTTSGGTSPSRVAEALEAAKKYLEY, via the coding sequence ATGACCAAATCAGGCCAACTTTGGGGCGGACGGTTTACCGAATCACCGAACGAAACATTTGCGGAGTTTAACGATTCGTTTCGTTTTGACCGGCGATTGTTCGATGCTGACGTAACGGCAAGTATTGCTCACGCCCACGGGATCGAGAATGCCGGCGTGATCACAACGGACGAACGACGGGCGATAGTCGAGGGCCTGACGCACCTGATGGAGCAAGAGGCCCTGAACGATCAGTTCTTTGCGGACTCGACCGCCGAAGATGTCCATTCATTTCTCGAAGGGAAATTGATCGCCCTCGTCGGCGATGCGGGGCGCAAACTGCATACGGGCAGAAGCCGTAATGATCAGGTGGCAACGGCATTTCGGCTGTGGCTGCGAGATGAGATCGATCGGATCGACGGGTTCGTGCGGCTTGCTCAAAATGCCTTGGTTGCAGTTGCTGAGCGTCATCGAGACGCCGTTCTGCCGGGATACACGCACTTGCAGCGGGCACAGCCGGTGATGTGGGCACATTGGTGCCTGGCGTATTTTGAAATGCTCAAGCGAGACCGCGAACGACTGGCCGATGCCCGAAAGCGAGTCAACATCTTGCCGCTCGGATCCGGAGCACTTGCCGGAACAGGATTTCCGGTCGACCGCGAAAGCATGGCCCGTGAGCTCGGATTTGAGGGCGTCACGGCGAATAGTCTCGACGGCGTTTCGGACCGGGATTTTGCGGTGGAATTTACGTCCGCGTGTTCGCTGATAATGGTTCACTTGTCGCGGCTGGCCGAAGATCTGATCATTTATTGTTCGACGGAATTCGGGTTTGTCAGCTTGAGCGACTCGGTGTCGTCAGGTTCGAGTCTGATGCCGCAGAAGAAAAATCCCGATGCTCTCGAGCTGCTGCGAGGAAAGGTGGGCCGAGTTTTTGGTCATAATATGGCATTGCTCGCGACGCTCAAGGGGTTGCCGTTGGCATATAACAAGGACATGCAGGAAGACAAAGAGGCGGTCTTTGATACGGTCGATACGGTTTCGATAAGCTTACGGGCCGCGGCGATAGTCCTCGAAAATCTGACTGTAAATGAAGCGATCACGAAAGACGCGGCGACGAAAGGCTATTTGAACGCGACCGAACTTGCCGATCATCTGGTGAAAAAAGGCGTTCCGTTCCGGACCGCACACGAGATCGTCGGTAATGCCGTCCTTTACGCGATCGGCGAAGGAAAGGAATTGCATGAACTCAGGATCGACCAGCTCAGAGAGTTTTCGCCGATGATCGATGCTGATGTTATGGATGCCCTTAGCCTAGATGCGGCACTCGCTGCCAAGACCACGAGCGGTGGAACGTCTCCTTCGCGTGTAGCAGAGGCACTGGAAGCTGCCAAAAAATACCTCGAATACTAA
- a CDS encoding PaaI family thioesterase, protein MDKKALIEQTAQNELMQFLGVKVEVATAERVVLTMEVTQKVHQYVGIMNGGVSLYLAETAASIGVVAGADLTKVTPVGIEINANHLRAVSKGIITVEATPLYPGRSMSVWSINITDERGKLVCTSRLTLLIQKRAVYQPE, encoded by the coding sequence ATGGACAAAAAGGCACTGATCGAGCAAACCGCACAGAACGAGCTGATGCAATTTCTCGGCGTCAAGGTCGAGGTTGCAACGGCCGAACGCGTCGTTCTGACGATGGAGGTCACACAGAAAGTGCATCAGTACGTCGGAATTATGAACGGCGGCGTTTCGCTTTACTTAGCCGAAACCGCGGCGTCGATCGGCGTTGTGGCCGGAGCTGACCTGACAAAAGTAACGCCGGTCGGAATCGAGATCAACGCCAATCATTTGCGAGCTGTTTCAAAAGGCATCATAACTGTCGAAGCCACGCCTCTCTATCCGGGCCGGTCGATGAGCGTTTGGTCGATCAACATCACCGACGAACGCGGCAAACTCGTCTGCACATCACGCCTGACATTGTTGATCCAAAAACGGGCGGTCTATCAGCCGGAATAA
- the tilS gene encoding tRNA lysidine(34) synthetase TilS codes for MHRFVRHLITEWRRLGLPFDGGAVAVAVSGGADSVSLLMAMADLVKRKKIGHRIIAAHFDHGLRSEESDADREFVRKLAVRLGVEYVCGNGKISRQGNLEQNARNARYKFLRQTASENNAFAVLTGHTVNDQAETFLLNLIRGSGTDGLSAMAVVRPLDNENLEQFQISNLRFEISDLKSEIALIRPLLKWAKRDDTEAFCRDSGTAFRNDSMNDDPTFKRVRIRKELIPMLETMNPKIIETLAGTAELLGQGSANNSIQIDLSDELNISDLRSLEDGRLNRTLRMWLAHQRGNKRGLGLKHIEAIKRLVFSEKSGRLAELPGNANVLRKGGKLVYQKN; via the coding sequence ATGCATCGATTTGTTCGACATCTGATCACCGAATGGCGGCGGCTGGGGCTGCCGTTTGATGGCGGGGCTGTCGCCGTTGCAGTTTCGGGCGGTGCTGATTCGGTCAGTCTGCTCATGGCGATGGCGGATCTTGTGAAACGTAAAAAGATCGGGCACCGGATAATTGCGGCCCATTTTGATCACGGATTGAGGAGTGAGGAGAGCGATGCGGACCGCGAATTTGTTCGCAAACTTGCCGTTCGTTTAGGCGTCGAGTATGTCTGCGGAAACGGAAAGATATCAAGACAAGGAAATCTTGAGCAAAATGCCCGTAATGCCAGATACAAATTTCTTCGGCAAACCGCCTCAGAGAACAATGCTTTCGCCGTGCTCACGGGCCACACCGTAAATGATCAAGCTGAAACTTTCTTACTTAATCTGATTCGCGGCAGCGGCACCGACGGCCTGAGTGCAATGGCCGTAGTAAGGCCGCTGGACAATGAAAATCTCGAACAATTTCAAATTTCAAATTTGAGATTCGAAATTTCAGATCTTAAATCTGAAATTGCTTTGATTCGTCCTTTACTCAAATGGGCGAAAAGAGATGATACTGAAGCGTTTTGTCGCGACAGCGGAACTGCATTCCGGAACGATTCGATGAATGACGATCCAACATTCAAACGCGTCCGCATTCGCAAAGAACTGATCCCGATGCTTGAGACGATGAATCCGAAGATCATCGAGACACTCGCCGGGACGGCCGAGCTGCTTGGTCAAGGGTCTGCAAATAACTCAATCCAAATAGACCTTTCCGACGAACTTAACATTAGCGATCTGAGATCGCTGGAGGACGGCCGCCTCAATCGTACATTGCGAATGTGGCTGGCTCATCAAAGGGGAAATAAGCGTGGATTAGGACTGAAACATATAGAAGCGATCAAACGTTTGGTATTTAGTGAAAAGAGCGGCCGGCTGGCAGAGCTTCCGGGGAACGCCAATGTATTGAGAAAGGGCGGCAAACTTGTATATCAAAAGAATTAG